DNA sequence from the Hoylesella buccalis ATCC 35310 genome:
ACCTTCCTTCCAATGAACACACAAAACAAAGTGTTGGTTATGATGTTGTTAACTTGATGAAGAAGGGTGGCATCTTGGTGAATACTGCTCGCAAGGAAGTTATCAACGAACCAGAATTGTTGCGTTTAATGGGTGAACGTGAAGATCTTAAATTTGTGACAGACATCAAGCCAGACGCTGATGCTGAATTTGCAAAGTTCGAGGGTCGTTACTTCACTACTCCTAAGAAGATGGGCGCACAGACTGCAGAAGCCAACGCAAATGCCGGAATTGCTGCCGCACAGCAAATCAATGCTTATTTCAAAGACGGTTGCACAAAATTCCAAGTTAATAAGTAATCGCCATGGCAACAATCAAACCATTTAAAGGTGTTCGACCTCCAAAAGATTTAGTCGAAGAGGTTGAGTCACGTCCATATGATGTCTTAGATTCTGATGAGGCGAGAGAAGAAGCTGGAGATAATGAGAAGAGTTTGTATCACATTATAAAACCAGAAATCGATTTCGAGCCAGGAACATCTGAATATGACCCACGCGTCTATGAGCAAGCTGCCAAGAACTTTAAGAAGTTTCAAGAGAAAGGTTGGCTCAAGCAAGACGAACACGAAAACTACTATATCTATGCCCAAACCATGAATGGTAAAACACAGTATGGATTGGTAGTAGGTGCTTATTGCCAAGATTATCTCAATGGGGTTATTAAGAAGCATGAATTGACTCGAAGAGATAAAGAAGAAGACAGAATGAAGCATGTACGGGTATGTGATGCCAACATAGAACCTGTTTTCTTTGCTTATCCCGACAATCAAACGCTTACGTCATTGATTGAGCGGTATGCTTCAGAAAAGCCTGAATACGACTTCATTGCTCCTATTGACGGTTTCAAACATCAGTTCTGGGTAATCTCTGATGCAAAGGATATAGAAACCATTACCGCTGAATTTAAGAAGATGCCAGCCTTGTATATCGCTGACGGTCACCATCGTTCTGCAGCTGCTGCATTGGTTGGGGTTGAAAAATCAAAAGCCAATCCTAATCATACGGGTCATGAAGAATATAACTATTTCATGGCTGTATGCTTCCCTGCATCTCAGTTAACCATTTTAGATTATAATAGAGTGGTGAAGGATTTGAACGGAATGTCATCAGAAGAGTTCCTAAAAGCTCTGGAGAAAAACTTTGATGTAACAGAGGAAGGTACGAAGAGTTACAAGCCACAGCAGTTGCATGAATTCTCTTTATATCTCGACGGAAAGTGGTATAGCTTGAAAGCAAAACCAGGAACCTACGACGACAACGATCCAATTGGTGTGTTGGATGTAGATATTTCTTCTCGATTGATACTCGATGAATTACTCGGAATCAAGGATTTACGTTCAGACAAGCGTATTGATTTCGTTGGTGGTTTGCGTGGCTTGGAAGAGCTTGAACGTCGAGTAGACAGTGGAGAAATGAAGATGGCACTGGCTCTTTATCCTGTTTCCATGCAGCAGATTATGGATATTGCTGACTCTGGAAAGATTATGCCACCAAAAGCAACGTGGTTTGAACCCAAGCTACGTAGCGGATTGGTGATTCACAAGCTGTCATGATATTAGACGAATACAAGACAATATCACAAAAAGTAGGCGAGGGATTTTACTCTGAGAAGAGGAGTAAATTCCTCGCCTTTGCGCATCATGTAACGTCTGAAGACGAAATAAAATCAATCTTGCAGGCGTACAAGAAAAAATATTATGACGCCCGACACTGTTGCTACGCGTATATGCTGGGGGCTGAACGTGTTAACTTCAGGGCGAATGATGACGGAGAGCCGTCGAGTACCGCAGGAAAACCGATACTGGGACAAATCAATTCCTTCGAGTTAACCGACATCTTAATAGTTGTAATCCGCTATTTTGGTGGTACCAAGTTGGGTACCAGTGGACTTATTGTCGCCTACCGCTCAGCTGCTTCGGCAGCCATTGAGGCATCACAGATAGAGGTAAAACTGGTAGAAGAAACCATCACCTGCACATTTGCCTATCCCATGATGAACCAGGTGATGAGAATTGTGAAAGATATGCAGCCTCGAATCGTTTCACAAACTTTTGACAACACCTGTAGTATCACGCTGGCCATTCGTCAATCAGAGGCCGAACGTTTGAAAAACGCACTTCACAAGTTGTCGTTTGAATGAAAAACAAGCCCACCGATAACAATCATAAATCCGGTGGCTCATATCCTGCCAACTTTGGTTGTCGCATTCCTATTTTTTTTCAAAAATAGCCTATCCATTTACACATTCATGTAACACAGATGCAAACCCATTGACTTTGGTGCTCAAAGTCATAGAGTTTTCGCCCTTATTCGCATGTTATTGGCTGGTAAAGTCAATGAGTTTGTAATGCGTTGACTGATTGGTTGTTTGATGATATGTCTTCGTGATGTTCGTAGAGCCGAAAAGGCTGGCTACACGGCATTGAAAACTTGTTCTTATAACCAATTGGAAGAGCTGTTGCAATGACGTGCGTTACAATTATGAAGGAATTGGTTGAAAATCTATTTGATAAACAGAAAGAGTCAAAAAAATGTGCTATCTTTGCATAAGTTGGGCATCGCCTCACCAAAACGAGTAAACTTGCTTTGCATTCGGCTCGCGCCAACTTTGCATAAGTTGGGCATCGCCTCACCAAAACAAGTAAACTTGTTTTGTATTCGGCTCGCGCCAACTTTGCATAAGTTGGGCGTCGTTTCACCAAAACAAGTAAACTTGCTTTGCATTCGGCTCGCACCAACTTTGCATAAGTTGGGCGTCGCCTCACCAAAACAAGTAAACTTGCTTTGTGTTTGGCTCGCACCAACTTTGCAAAAGCTGCGGCAGGTAATTTTAGAATAATTATACTCCATTCAGGAGTGACTCAACAACAATAAGGTAATATATGGGTATTTTTGGTCTGTTCAATAAGAAGAAAAAAGAAACGCTGGATCAGGGTCTGGAGAAGACCAAGCAGAGTGTGTTCTCAAAGTTGTCACGTGCTGTTGCAGGCAAGTCTAAGGTCGATGACGAGGTACTGGACAACTTGGAAGAGGTGCTCGTCACATCGGATGTCGGTGTTGACACAACGCTGAAAATCATTGAACGAATCGAGCAAAGGGTGGCACGCGACAAGTATGTGTCAACTGCTGAACTCAATTCTATCTTGCGCGATGAGATTGCGGCCTTATTGGCTGAAAACAACACCGAGGATCACGAGAATTGGGATCTACCCGCCGACCATCAGCCGTATGTTATCTTGGTCGTTGGTGTCAATGGAGTTGGCAAAACCACAACCATCGGCAAACTGGCTTATCAGTTTAAGGCATCGGGTAAAAAGGTATTCCTGGGAGCAGCCGACACCTATCGTGCTGCTGCCGTAGACCAAATCAAGATTTGGGGCGAAAGGGTAGGCGTGCCTGTGGTGAGTCAACAGATGGGAGCCGATCCGGCTTCGGTGGCGTTTGATACGCTTCAAAGTGCAAAGGCCAATGGGGCCGATGTGGTGTTAATCGATACAGCCGGTCGCTTGCACAACAAGGTGGGTTTGATGAACGAATTGAAGAAAATCAAGGATGTGATGAAAAAAGTTCTGCCTCAGGCTCCTGATGAGGTGTTGCTCGTCTTGGATGGTAGCACGGGACAAAACGCTTTTGAGCAAGCAAAGCAGTTCTCTGCCGTCACTCAGATTACCTCGCTGGCCATCACAAAATTGGAT
Encoded proteins:
- the ftsY gene encoding signal recognition particle-docking protein FtsY, with protein sequence MGIFGLFNKKKKETLDQGLEKTKQSVFSKLSRAVAGKSKVDDEVLDNLEEVLVTSDVGVDTTLKIIERIEQRVARDKYVSTAELNSILRDEIAALLAENNTEDHENWDLPADHQPYVILVVGVNGVGKTTTIGKLAYQFKASGKKVFLGAADTYRAAAVDQIKIWGERVGVPVVSQQMGADPASVAFDTLQSAKANGADVVLIDTAGRLHNKVGLMNELKKIKDVMKKVLPQAPDEVLLVLDGSTGQNAFEQAKQFSAVTQITSLAITKLDGTAKGGVVIGISDQLKVPVKYIGLGEQMDDLQLFNRREFVDSLFQHEL
- a CDS encoding DUF1015 domain-containing protein encodes the protein MATIKPFKGVRPPKDLVEEVESRPYDVLDSDEAREEAGDNEKSLYHIIKPEIDFEPGTSEYDPRVYEQAAKNFKKFQEKGWLKQDEHENYYIYAQTMNGKTQYGLVVGAYCQDYLNGVIKKHELTRRDKEEDRMKHVRVCDANIEPVFFAYPDNQTLTSLIERYASEKPEYDFIAPIDGFKHQFWVISDAKDIETITAEFKKMPALYIADGHHRSAAAALVGVEKSKANPNHTGHEEYNYFMAVCFPASQLTILDYNRVVKDLNGMSSEEFLKALEKNFDVTEEGTKSYKPQQLHEFSLYLDGKWYSLKAKPGTYDDNDPIGVLDVDISSRLILDELLGIKDLRSDKRIDFVGGLRGLEELERRVDSGEMKMALALYPVSMQQIMDIADSGKIMPPKATWFEPKLRSGLVIHKLS
- a CDS encoding IMPACT family protein, which codes for MILDEYKTISQKVGEGFYSEKRSKFLAFAHHVTSEDEIKSILQAYKKKYYDARHCCYAYMLGAERVNFRANDDGEPSSTAGKPILGQINSFELTDILIVVIRYFGGTKLGTSGLIVAYRSAASAAIEASQIEVKLVEETITCTFAYPMMNQVMRIVKDMQPRIVSQTFDNTCSITLAIRQSEAERLKNALHKLSFE